CAGCATGGTCAGGCCGATCGACACCAGCGTGTAAAACACGGCGCCGATGAACGGCACGGCGCCCACCACGCCGCTGGTGGCCATGAAGAGGCGCGAGGTCACCGTCAGCGACACGCCCACCAGCAGCGGCCCCAGGGTGACGATGGCCCAGTAGACGAGCAAACGCTTGGTCCAGCGGCGCTCCTGGCGCACGCGCCAGATGCGGTTGAAGACGCGCTCGATCAAGCCCATCATGCCCACCGAGGTGACGATCAGGGCGCCCGCACCGATGGCCGACAATCGCGTCGCCTTCGAGGCAAACGTCGTCAGGTAGTCGAGGATGGTGTTCGAGATGCCCTTGGGCATCACGCTTTGCACGAAATAGTCTTCCAGCGCGTGGCGGAAGGTATTAAACAGGGGGAAGGTGGTGAAGATGGCCAGGGCCAGCGTGAGCAGCGGCACCAGCGCGAACACGGTGGCGAACGTCAGGCTGCCGGCCACTTGCGGCAGGCTTTCCTCGCGCACGCGGCGGCGCGCGAACTGCAGCAGGTCGCGCGTTTCGGACCACGTCAGGCCGCGCACGACGTCCAGCCCCATGCTCAGGGTGCGCCACAGGTATTGGAAGAACGGGAATATATATTTTGAAAACATGTGCAAAATCAGAACGGCGCCATGACAGCAGTCGTATCAGGCTGTAAAGCGCCCTATAATACCAATGATGAAGCCAACCAATCTGATTATTCTCGTATTGTTTTATTCACGCCATGGCGCCACGCGCCAGTTGGCCGAGCTGATAGCCCAGGGAGTGGAAAGCGTGCCTGGCTGCGATGCGCGCCTGCGCACCGTGCCCGCCGTCTCCACCGTAACGGAAGCGACGGCGCCCGAGGTGCCGCCTGATGGCGCGCCTTATGTGGAACTGGACGACCTGCAGGAATGCGCGGGCCTGGCCCTGGGCTCGCCCACGCGCTTCGGCAACATGGCCGCCGCCATGAAGTACTTCTGGGATGGCACGGCCAGCGACTGGCTGGCCGGCAGCCTGTCCGGCAAGCCCGCCTGCGTGTTCACGTCCACGGGCAGCCTGCACGGCGGCCAGGAATCGACCCTGCTGTCGATGATGATCCCCCTCTTCCACCACGGCATGCTGGTCATGGGCTTGCCCTACACGCACCCGGAACTGATGACCACCTCCACGGGCGGCTCGCCGTATGGCGCCACGCACTGGTCGGGCATAGACGGCGACAAGGCCTTGAGCGACGATGAAAAACGCCTGGCCGTCGCGCTGGGCCGGCGCCTGGCGGAAAACGCCGCGAAACTGGCAGGCGCATGATGCACGGCACACTGCACAAGTATTTTCACTGGGGCGCCATCGCCAGCCTCGTCACCCTGATCGTCTGGTGTCTGCTGTGGGAAACCGTCGTCGCGCCCCTGCAGCCGGGCGGTTCCTGGGTCGTATTGAAAGCGGCGCCCCTGCTCATTCCCCTGTACGGCGTCATCAAGCGCGACGTCTACACCCTGCAATGGTCGTCGATGGTGATCCTGCTGTACTTTACGGAAGGCGTGGTACGCGGCTACAGCGACACGAACCCCACCTCGGCCCTGATGGCCTGGGGCGAGGCGGCCATCGTCTGCGTCTATTTTGTCTGCGCCGTGCTGTATCT
This window of the Janthinobacterium agaricidamnosum genome carries:
- a CDS encoding DUF2069 domain-containing protein, yielding MHGTLHKYFHWGAIASLVTLIVWCLLWETVVAPLQPGGSWVVLKAAPLLIPLYGVIKRDVYTLQWSSMVILLYFTEGVVRGYSDTNPTSALMAWGEAAIVCVYFVCAVLYLRPYKKAAKRMAKELLEKVNKVSIKK
- the wrbA gene encoding NAD(P)H:quinone oxidoreductase, coding for MKPTNLIILVLFYSRHGATRQLAELIAQGVESVPGCDARLRTVPAVSTVTEATAPEVPPDGAPYVELDDLQECAGLALGSPTRFGNMAAAMKYFWDGTASDWLAGSLSGKPACVFTSTGSLHGGQESTLLSMMIPLFHHGMLVMGLPYTHPELMTTSTGGSPYGATHWSGIDGDKALSDDEKRLAVALGRRLAENAAKLAGA